The genomic DNA TATTTTGGCGGCTGGGATGCTTTTGTCCCGCACTCAGCAGAGACAAGCCGCTGGCGATATAATGGGGCAGGGGAGGAACCGTAAATTGAATGACAGACATGCGAACTACCTCCTAGTACAATTGCATTCAAGTTTGAATATTTAAAGATTCAGTTGGTTGAGTGATACATCCATTCCAATATAACATCTATAATGTGTCTCATGCTAAAAGTTAGTTAAAAAGTATGATTGTCAGGCATCTGCATCCTGGATTGCTTTTGAAGGAACGGAGGAACGCTGCGGCTGGAAGCCTGCGCCAGCTTAAAGCGAAGCCCCGTCCGAAAGCGAAACGGGACTTTTATAACGGCTTTTACAAGTTATATTACGGATGGTTGATATCTTCTCCGCCATACTGGAGGTTGTAATAATGAAAAAAATACGGAGTAGAGAGAAAGGTAAATTTGGCCTTTGGGTTCTGACCTGGCCGATCTTCATTGAAATGTTCCTGCAATTCCTGCTGGGCGCCGTCGATACGCTGATGGTGAGCCGAATCTCAGATGACGCCGTAGCGGTTGTCGGCTTCTCCAATCAGCTGTTCAATGCATTGACGACGCTATTTGCTACCGTCGCGAGCGGAGCCGGGATCGTCATCGCCCAGAAGCTTGGCTCAAGGCGCGAGGAAGACGCCAGAACAGTCGCTGTCATTTCGGTAAAAGTGACGGCATTGATCGGCCTGGGCCTGAGCCTGATGCTCGTGGCAGTTCCCGGCCCTATCGCGAGAATGCTGCAGCTGCCTGAGGAACTGATGCGGCTAGCCATACCGTACATCTCGATCGTCGGCGGTGGAATGATCCTGACCGCGCTGATGTCTGCGCTAAGCACCGCGATTCGGAACACCGGCAATACGAAGGGGCCAATGTACATTGCAGTAACAATGAACATGATCCATATTGTGATGAACTATGGCTTTATTTTCGGAGAGCTTGGATTTCCGCAGCTCGGCCTGACCGGGGTGGCCATTTCCACGGTAACAAGCCGTCTGCTGGCGACGGTCATGCTGTTCCTTATTTTCCTCGTTGCCTTCGAACGGAGAATCGGCTTCCGGGACATCTCCCTGTTCGACCGCAAACTGTTTAAGGAAGTGCTCGTCATCGGCTGGCCGCTAGGGGTCAACTCAGGCAGCTGGGTGTTCTCGCAGCTCGTTATTTATTCTTTCATAGCGACGCTCGGCTCCATGGAGCTAGCGGCAAGAACGTACATGAGCACCCTGGAAACCTTCTGTTTTTTGCTTGGGTTCTCGCTCGCGCTTGCCGTACAGATACAGATCGCCCATCTATACGGGGCAGGCCGGACGAAGGAAGCCTACAAGGCGGTGTACCGCTCGTTGTCAGCAGGGCTGCCGCTGGTCATTATCAACACCTGGCTACTGGTCTTGTTTGGCAAACATATATTAGGCCTGTTTACGCAGGATGAAGGAATATTGCTGATTTGCGGATCGCTGCTCTGGCTGAATCTGGCGCTGCAGCCGGCCAAAGTCCTGAACATGACGCTCGGGAACGCGCTGAATGCCGTAGGGGATACGAGATATACGATGTACGTGTCGCTGACGGTCATGTGGGTCGTGGCTACCGGCTGCTCGTACCTGCTAGGGATTTCACTCGGCTGGGGGATCGTTGCCATTTACGGCTGCATGATTGCGGATGAATATATCCGAAGTATCTTCTGCTACGTCCGCTGGCGCAAACGGAAATTTTTGCGGATGAAAGAAGCAGAGCTTCAGGCAGCCTAAATACAGGAAAGCTCTGGAATGCATCATAATCTGCACAACACAATAAGCGGCGCACACGAATGTGCAGCCGCTTATTGTGTTTTATCAGGAAGGGGCGAAAGAATCGCCCGCTTGTTCAAGTTATTCTGCAGGTACGTCTGGAAGCTGACGCACGTAGCTGTCGGACAGATGCAGCAGCTGCAGCGCGCGGTCATACTCTTTTTGC from Paenibacillus woosongensis includes the following:
- a CDS encoding MATE family efflux transporter, giving the protein MKKIRSREKGKFGLWVLTWPIFIEMFLQFLLGAVDTLMVSRISDDAVAVVGFSNQLFNALTTLFATVASGAGIVIAQKLGSRREEDARTVAVISVKVTALIGLGLSLMLVAVPGPIARMLQLPEELMRLAIPYISIVGGGMILTALMSALSTAIRNTGNTKGPMYIAVTMNMIHIVMNYGFIFGELGFPQLGLTGVAISTVTSRLLATVMLFLIFLVAFERRIGFRDISLFDRKLFKEVLVIGWPLGVNSGSWVFSQLVIYSFIATLGSMELAARTYMSTLETFCFLLGFSLALAVQIQIAHLYGAGRTKEAYKAVYRSLSAGLPLVIINTWLLVLFGKHILGLFTQDEGILLICGSLLWLNLALQPAKVLNMTLGNALNAVGDTRYTMYVSLTVMWVVATGCSYLLGISLGWGIVAIYGCMIADEYIRSIFCYVRWRKRKFLRMKEAELQAA